TTTGACAAAATTAGTTCATCCTGTGTATATGGTGATTACAGGTCAGAACTCTTTTTGTCTACGCCTTGCTTCCAAGTAATAGCAGGTGCAAATTGCACAGACCATGAAGGGGCCCCTTCTCGTGCAGGGGAGGTGTCTTTTGCCCTAAATGTCATGTGTTCCCCTAACAGGCTTCTGCAGCAGATGCATTAAAGACCAGTGGGAAGATGCCTGAAGGTGCAAGGAGAGTGCACCTGCTCCAGAAGAGCAAAGGTGTGTCAAgatggaggagggtgggagaCAGCTCTGAAGTCCATTCAGTAAGGGATGAACACGATGGtgaattttgttttcaagtaCAAAGTCAAGCTCCCTCTTTCTGGGAAGTGTCAGAAGCAGCAGCTAGTTAAAGTGTTTCCATGTGAGGACAGATTTGCAGCGTGTGGGGAGCTGTAGGGAAATggcagggggaaaggggaggTTACGAGCCACCTTTCCAACATGGTGCTTCCTTGGTCCCGTGACTAGTTCTTGGGTGGGACTTCCAGAAGCGAGACTCAGAAGGGGCGTGAGGCCTCATCTTCCTGTCTCTCACCACCTTGGGTTAGGTCTTCTTCGTGATGGTGTCCCCTGACCCGTTCCAGAAGCTGTCCCCAAAGTGATACGAAAACCTTGCAGTTTTCCTGATTGTAGACATAGGTGTTCCTtgtaaaaaagaatggaaagtggaCAAGGAGGGTGGAAACTCCCTCATGATGCCCCACTCAGATCGTCACTGTGTATCAGGTGTTCCGTTGTAATCCGTGTGCCCATCCCGGACTCTGGGAAGGCCTCTCCCCAGGCGCTTCCTCCAGCTCCTCACGTGCCCACTTCTCCAGCGATCACCGGCAGCTCTTTGGCACGAAAGCAGTTCACAAAAAGCAAAACCGTTTCTTGGCCCATGCCTCCTTGTTCAAAACGGCAACAGCTTTGAGTCTCATCGTTAAAAAtgaagtacagttgacctttgaacaacacgaGTTTGAACCGCCTGGGTGTACTTATATGCGGGTTTGTCATAGTGCAGTGGTGTGAACGTATTTTATCTCGTGACTTCCTTAacgtttccttttctctagcttactctGTCGTAAGGGTGCGGTACGTATAAGAACGTACATAGAAGAGCGAGACAGCGTGTGTAAGGATGCCGtgtataatacatacaacatagaAAATACATGCTGATTGACTTTATTTTGTCAGTAGGGCCTCCGGTCAACAGCAGTAGTCACATTTTGGGGGCTTGAAAATTTGCTGGTCCTGGTCTAGACGTTTGTCAGCATTTGTGCTGTTCTTGACCCGGGGGCATGACTGAGAAACAGCACGTGAAACTGGGGCCGGCTCTCTGGTCTCTCCTCATGCAGTTGGGTTGAAGGCCGTGGGTCAAGCCGGGAAGGCTGGAGTACAACCCAGAGGGGTCAGAAATGGGGCCAGCCacatccgggggcgcctggggggctcagtccgttgagcgtccaacttcggctcaggtcatgatctcacggtttgtgagttcgagccccgcgtcgggccgtctactgtcagcacggagccccctttggatcctctgtctccgtccaccccacctcccccacctctgcccttcccccgtgcccgctgtctctcaaaaataaataaacgttgcgCTCGCTTCGGCGGCACgtgtactaaaaaataaatacacattaaggaaaaaaagcgTAACCATGATAATTAAGAGAGACTGCTTATTCGAGCTCCACCGTCTAGCTCCCTAGGAGATTACTTTTCTCAGTGGAAATGCTGTCTGTACACGTGGATGACAAAACCTATAACCAGTGcaaaaacaatagcaataaaGTCTCATCTCCCCCCTCACCCACGAGGTCGATCGATTTTTGTTTCTCTAGAACTTGTCAAAAATCCTAACAAAGGGCAGCATACCCCACAGATTGTCATTTCTCTCTGTTTATCTCCACATACTCATTTCCTCAACTTCACGGCtgctcattaaaaaattttttttttaacatttatttatttttgagagagagagagaggcagacagacagacagacagagcatgagtaggggaggggcagagagacagggagacacagagtccgaagcaggctccaggctctgagctgtcagcacagagcccgacgcggggctcgaactcacggaccgcgagatcatgacctgagccgaagtcggctgcttaaccgactgagccacccaggcgtccctcacgGCTGCTCATTAAATCACTTTCTGTTTAGTTCCTAACACGACAGAGAATTCCACATACTGTCTGTTCGTTTTGCAGCCCGCTGGAGCCCTTGCCTAGTTGAAGCCCGCAGTACCCCAGGGCCCATTTTAGACGGTGTAAGGCATAATTTCCCAGTTTTAAATAGAGGTAAAGATGAAGGGAACTCCCAGGGAAGATGAACAGTCCAGAAGCCgctggagaaagaagggaaaaacacAGGGAAGGACAAATACATGGCGCGTACCAGACTTCCTACCCAGaacacagcattttttttttttttaacgtttatttatttttgagacagagagagacagagcatgaacgggggagggtcagagagagggagacacagaatccgaaacaggctccaggctgtcagcacagagcccgacgcggggctcaaactcacggaccgcaagatcatgacctgagccaaagtcggccgctcagccgactgagccacccaggcgcccccacggcATTTTTTTATTAAGCAGAAAGGCTTATAAAGCCTGCGTCTCATTTCTAGTTCTACTTAGAAATCCATTCAACCCGCTGGCTGGGAAGTTGCAAAGCTTTCTCAGCCTTCGGTGCTGCTCACCTCCCAAGAAGCTGAGTTTCTGGAAGCAGGTGGTAGCATCCAGTGAGGTTGCCGGCTTCCCGGCGGACGCGTGTGCAGTACCTTGCAGACCGTGCTGACCTCTGGGGGTTCTCCCTGGGCCCACAGACAGCAGTGGCATTGGGAAAGGAGACCTGCAGTCCACGTTGCTGGAAGGGCACGGCACCGCCCCGCCTGACCTGGACCTCTCGGCCATCAACGGTAAGCCGTCCGCCCTGCCCCTGCTTTCCCTAGTGGGGGGTTGTCCCAGTCGGCTTCCGAAGGAAGCTCCTCTCACCTTCAAAATGCTCTCCTTGGCCTTAGACAAAAGCATGGTTAGAAAGACTCCGCAGTTAGAAAAAACGATGTCAAAGAGAACCGAGTCGACGTCCTTCTCGGCTTCACAGAAGAAGAGCCCAGTAAGTGTCCGAAATGAAAGGGAAGCtactcagtcagagaaagctgATACCAGCTCCTGCCCCATTCAGGTGCCACTCGAGGCCCTGAGGCTTTATGACTGAACAAGCCAGCCGTGCGTTTTAGGACAAACCGGAGACCACGCGTGTTCTCAGAATGTTCCTAGAGCTTACGTTTCCCCAAGTACACATACAGGAGTAGTTACGAATGCGAGATCACGTGAAAAATGAGATTTGGGGCCTTATTTGCCGATGCTGTGCTCGGGGAGGCCCGGGGCTGGGCCGTGTCCCCAGGGGAGGACAGCTGGGCTGCGGTCTCACGGGGGTGGGAGGCCCGAGACCTGGTTCCAGTGCGGCGGTGACCGGATGGGTGCCCCCTGGCTGGCCCTTCACCAGCCAGCCACGGGACGGGGCCAgaccttcctctgccttctcccagaGTGCCCAAAAAGACTAAACTAGAAAGTAGACACGGGTTGACCTACAGGAGAGAAtcctcaaactcctgaactgagTAAAGTTTGTAAAGGTTAGGTTTCTGCCCCTCTGGGGGAGAGAGCTAGATTTATACCAATTCGTcggcaaccaaaaatgtctttttctcacCCTCGAGGGCCCGTCTGAGTCGATGGAAATGATGGAATCCCAAACGTTGCTCCTGACTCTACTGGCCGTAAAGGTGAGAACGGAGCCTCGTTCCCGCGTGATGTGGGTGGAAGGCGGCCTTTGTCAGCCACAGAGAGGAGTTTCCTCCGGCCTGAGCTCTTGTTGCACACTCAACAGATGGAGAACAACCTGGTTCCATTcgaagaaaaggcagaaagaaacttACTACTAATgtgcaaagagagggagaagctgCAGAAAAAGGCCCACGAGCTGAAGCGCAAACTTCTCCTCTGTCAGAGGAAGCGGGAGCTGGCAGACATCCTAGACGCTCAGGTCAGCGGTGACTGGTCTCCGAGCCACGTGTCCCGGAGGGGTGGTCCCGGCGGGGAAGTTGGAGGGACTGTTGACGGTACGTGTCACTGCCGCCGGGCTCTCACTCTGCGGCCAGCTTTTGACACCGCTGGGTGTCAGTCTGTGACAGCTTCTAAGAGGACGGGGCTGTGACGTCAAGTACCAACAAGCCACAGGGACCTGTCCCTTCATCACACACGTGCACGTATTCTTTAGGCACCTGTCGCTTGTGCTCAGTGACACGCAGATGCAGTCCAGGCCTCCCTGCAGGGCCAGGGTGCTGGTGGGAGACGAGGTCTTGGTGCCGTGTGGTCAGCACTGGGACAGAGCCCTGGGAATGAGAAAACTCGAGTggcggagaggcagaggggggcggggggcgggggagagagagagagagagagagagagagagagagagagagagagagagagagagaatcccaagcaggctctgcaccatcaacgcagagcctgacgcatgTCTCGAACTCTGATCAGGGCCCACTTACCTTAACGACTTCATCTTAACTCCTGTTACTTCTGtgaagaccctgtctccaaatcaGGTCGtgttctgaggtgctgggggttgGGACATCAACAGAGGAATTTGGGGGAACGCAATCAACCTAtaataccgtgtgtgtgtgtgtgtgtgtgtgtgagagagagagagagagagagaacaccctGCGGCCAGGCCCTGAGCTAAGATCGAGGTCTCAGTTCTCATGGAACTCACAGTGttaggaaaaggaaagacaagtAAGCAAATGTGTCCTTACAACCCCCCACGAGGACCCTGACAGCATGTATGAAGGAGAAGGGGGTTGCTGGGGTAGTCTTACAAGGGGGCAGACATTTCAGCTCAATTCTCTGAAGCAGGAGGGCCCAAGCTCCCTAGGGTGAGGGCCTGGTCCTGGAATGTTCTGGAAACCATGTTCATAGGCGGCCCGGGCCACTTTGCTGTCAGCTGAGCCTTTGGAGAGCCGCCACACCCACGTAAGCTTCCTGGAGGATTCCTTAGGAGATTCTGAAAGAACGGCGTGTCTTCACCTCACACGGACCGTTGGACTCCCCAGGTGCGCGACTGAGTCTTGTCTGACAAACCTCGTTCCCTCCTGCCTGCAGATTGAGATGCTCAGCCCCTATGAGGCTGTGGCCGAGCGCTTTAAGGAGCAGTACAAGACGTTCGCGACGGCCCTGGACACCACGAGGCATGAACTTCCGGTGAAATCAATCCACCTGGACGGGGACGGGCAGCAGTTCTTAGGTAGGAAACAGGGCGGCTCCTGGACAGGGAGCGGGTCCAGTGAGTGGCCCGTGTGTGTCGGCGCTCCTTGTGTGCCAGCCACTTTTATCCGCTTGTGTCGTGTCAGGCGGATGGCGCATCCCTCATCAGATGGCAGAAGACACGGGGGCCGGCAGAGCTGGGGTTTGTCGAGAGTTGTGCCCCAAGTAAGGACCGTGCTGGGATTTGAATCCGGGTCGGTGGAACAGGCCAGTAGTTCCCAGCCCTGCTGAAAGGCACTCCTGGGGAGCAGCTGTAATCCCCTGAGACTGGGGGCGGGTCTCTTCAGATCTGCTGATCCCCGGGCCCGTCCTGCCTTCTCAGCAGCTCCGTGGGATCCCTCACTTGCCTAGGCTTCCCGCCTAACCCTTTGAAGAAATCAGCAGGCGTGCAGAGTGCCGTGCTCggtcttaaaattctctttagaGCAAGTATCCTCCCCAAACAAGTTTTCAGCCGTCCTGGAATCCGGTCATTTCCAGGCAGGGCCCTTGCCAGCCACCTAAGTATGTTTTGTCTGAGGCTGATGTACTAGGACATCTCCACCTAAAATCAGATGGACTttccttccagaactttccataGACACAGTTCAAGGTCACAGGGGGTGTTGCTGAATTGGTAATCTCGGACAGAGATGGTTTTTAATCCAGCTTTTCCCAGTATGAAATAGGAAGCCAGTGGCGTGGAGTCTTAAGGAAGGAGCCTCGTGGAGTAGTTCTCTGTGTGCAGGCGTGCGGTTTTAGGATTACCGCAGTGGCCACGCACGCCTGTGGCTCCTGGACTCCGCCTCTCATAAGTGCCATGgatggttgccaggagttggggTCGGGGAGTGTACGAGTGTCATGTGGCTCCTGGAATCAGTGACAAACtaactgggtagcttaaaacaatagaaacgTATTCCCATCAGTTCACGGTcccaaagtctgaaatcaaggccTCAGCCGAGCTGAACCTTTCTAGAGGCTCTGAGGGAAGAGGCGTTCCATGCctgtctcctggcttctggtgttGCCCCCGGTTCTTGGCTTTCCTTGGCTGGTGACAGCTTCACTGCGGTCCACCTGTGTCTTCGTACAGCCTTGCCCTTGAGCATTCCACTTCTGAATTCCCCTCTTCTTAGAAGGATGCCAGGTACCAATCAGACcttgccctgtgacctcattcTAACTCAGTTAATGTCTACCAAGACTCCATTTCCAGggaggtcacattcacaggcacTCGAGATTAGGTCCTGAACGTGTCTTTTGGGGAGGATGCGATTCAGACCCCCATTAGAAGTATTAAGAGGTCGGGTGTTTGGAAAAACCTTTCTCGAGGTCTCAAGCTGTTACTGTGTACAGTTGTGACGTGTGTACAGGTGTGTGTGCCAGAAGCGGACAGGTGCTGGTCTCCTTAGAGCAGGTGGGACACAGTGTGGATACAGGCTGCTGTCTCgggggtaggggcacagagatcCTGCGAACGGAGAGAGGGAACCACAGGCTTGGGTTTAAGTCGCTCGTAGCACAGACTTCCTTGGCCTTTTGCGTAGGTTTCTGTTGAGGACATCGAAGTGGCTTTCCAGGTCTGTTCCAGTGGCTGCCTGCATGGCGGACAAGCCTGACGCACGATCTCAGACCGCCGTGATCTCCGGCAAAGGGGCACAGAGGCGGTACCAGCACATGAATGTCGCCCTCCACCACCCGATCCTCTCTGCCTTTGAGCTTCACGATGCGATGCGAGAGAGCGTAGCCTAAGAGCATTCCAGTGAACGCGAAAAATCTAGTCAGCTGCCCATCCATTGCTTGGGGCGCCTTGAAACCCTTGGCtgaccctcccttctcccctccagaCAGTTTGCAGCGTGAATTGACGACCACATGCCACCTGCTGGGAGAACTTGGGATCGGCAGtttagaagaaaatttgaaagctCTGAACCTGCTGAGCGAACTCAAGGAAATGGCCCAAAAGAAGGATCTAGAGCTCCGAAGGTATTTCAGAAAAGATTTTAAGTTGGGAGCAGCTTGCCACACTCAGGAGAGCAGGCAGCTGTGGTTTTGCAGAGGCCAAGGGTGCAAGGGTCcactgaggtggggggggagggggggtaaaGCACCTCCCAAGTCAGTGCAAACCCCTGTGTGCGTTCTCCAGCAGACATGGGAGAAAGGGGGCACTAACAGCCCCAGCCCTTTACTTCCTCAGAGTGACAGCACTCCAGGTGCCCTTGGATCGGCTGTTCACGCTTTAAGTGTCTCCTGGGGTGATCTTAGAACTTGTTACTGGAGTGTAAATGCATGTAGAACACGCACAGACCTTGACAGTATAGCCCGATGGGTTTCACATGCGTGTGCCCCGGGTCCCAGTGCTCCCCACAGCCAGCTCCCCCGCTGGCATCTTTCCCGCAGGGGATTTTCTTCACTCTGgggctttccttctcttcttcggTATAAGAGTCTTGTGGTGTTCTCCTTTGTGATGTTCAGTTTACTCCCTGAAATGCCTAGAACACTGGAAAGGTACTCTTGAAGAACAGCCGGGTGCATACGGGGGCATTTGCTGCTCCTGTACGTGCCCTGGGATTGAAGGGGGACGCATCAGAGGGCTCCAGATTATAAGGGTCTCAGGTTCGGCTGGCCGGATACGCTCCTTTAGTGTGGATTTCCCCGCCATCGTGTATGCTGCGTGAGGACCACCCGGTTCGTTCATGGCGTGGTTCCTGACACGGCGTCAGTGTTCCCGAGATCATCTTTTATGGCTGCCCAGTCCTCTTCTTACAGGCGTCTCTGGGTTCTGTTCAGACGGAGCTTCCCGCGTTTTCCCACGAGCACACAGGAAGTAACCCCTTTCCCCACGCCGCAGCCGTAAAGGCCGAGGTGCCCCGGCTGTCTGGCTCTTGGGCACAGAGAGCGAAAAGGCCTCACCTGCCCTGTGGTTTCTGCAGGAGCTTTGCCCAGGTGCTGGAACTCTCTGCCGAGGCAAGTAAAGAGGCGGCCTTGATCAACCAGGAGGCCTGGGAAGAGACCCAGGGCCTCACGGCCTCCAGCCAGTGGTATTTCAATCAAGAAGGCGCCTGCGGGGAAACCCCGGGACACGTCAGGCCTCCGCTCTTGCTGGCCACTAGTGAGCCGCGCACGGTGTGAATCTGTGTGCCGGCCGTGTCCCCTGACACAGCTGGGGACCTCTGCAGACCGTCGGGAAGGAAGCCCGTCCCCTGCCACTGGCTCAGGGCACACGTGTGCTGTGGTGGCACATGTGTGATGCTCTGGGAGCTCAAGCACTTTAGACGCTAATTCGGCAGAGTAGCTGTTTTGTATGAGCATATCGCCtgatattgaaaaaataaaacttttgcaaTCGCGCCTTAGTTTCTACTTAAGCGGCCAGTGGAAGGCACGCGGTGTCTTAAGTTCTAAATAGCTGGTTCTGAGCCTCGGGACGACGTCTGGGACGTTAGGACTGTTTCACTTGCAGGGTGATTTCACATCCTTCAGAGATTGGGCTGCTTCTGTCTACTGTCCGACGGCAAGTTGGAAGTTGGAAGTTCTCCACCCAGTCCAGAGTCCCGGCGCTGTTTGTTGCTGGACGCGCAGACGGGCTTTTGCCAGAAGCTGCGGTCCACACCCCACACCCAGGAAGGCGCAGAGACTCGGCCCGGCCAGCCCACCAGCCCCTGTCTACACTGCGTGGGCTCTGGCCGTCTTGGTGCTCCCCAGGTAGCGTGCCTCCACTGATGTTTGCTGGCTCCCGTTTACACGCCTGTGCCACCCTCTGGGTACCGGCACGTTCCCCAGAGAGACCCAGTATCCGTCCCCATCACGCGTTCGAGGAAGACACAGCCACTGTCCCTCACACCGTTCAAACGGGGCCGCTCTTGTGCGGCTCTCACCTTTGTCCCACCGACCCGAGCAGCCTTATCCGGGGCCTCCCCAGCAGGTTTGGATTTACAGCTGCGGGCAGACCTGGGGAGACGTCCTAGCCGTTCTGTCAAACAGCCGGTGACTGAGACCAGCTCTTCCCATCAAGCCTGTTGAAACGTTCCAGTTTCTGTCCACACGTCCCCCATCATTCTCAGCCTGCACATGCCCAGTCCCTGCGTCCATTCAAAGCCCCCTCTGGGGCTTCCCGTGGAGTTTCTGTATCAAGAGTTCCAGGAacttctctcccagcccctgaccacttcccacccccctcccccatttgtgtgcagAAAGTGTTGGGTCCATAGAAGGGGACACCCAGGAACCCGGGTACCTTTCTCCGTCGTTCCCTGCAGTTACCAACCCGCTTATTGCCCTGCAGGCCCTGTCTCCCCGGTTTTTAACAACCAGTGTTTCCAGTTTGCTATCAAACTGTTACTTTGCGGAGgacctctctctgcctgttgctGGATATTATGGGATATAAGCGTGTTCCCAGTCTGATGGAATGTGACTCGGGTCCAACCTCACAAGTACCGTTCCGGTTCTGCTATAGCACTCTGGGCACCCACGTGTGCCACGGGGTAAGCAAAGCCCCTTCAGAATTGGTGTCTCTTCCCGTcaggacccttttttttttttttttttttttttttaatgtttatttattattgagagagggagacagagtataagtggggggtggggcagagagagagggagacacagaatccaaagcaggctctgggctcagagctgtcagcacagagcccgacgcgggcctcaaactcacgagccgcgagatcatgacctgagctgaagccggccgcttaaccaactgagccacccaggcgccccaggtatgTCCTATTCTAATGCACCCCTTAGATTCCCATAGTGACTTCCACAGGGCTGCGTCCCACATGGGCATCCCTTCTGTAGGCCGGCTTTCCCTTGCCATTTGCCGGATTCTATGGCCACGACCCCCGAGTCTAAGACCCCAGAGAGAGGGACTCTTGGTACTGCTTAAGTCTTCCATGGCCGCTGAGAAAAGAGTGCGGTTCAGCCCCCACCGGACTGATTTGTACCTTCTTTGGTGAGAGTGCTGGCCTTCCAGACAGGCCAATAGCTTGGCCATTGTTTTCCATAAGCCGCGCAGCTCCTTGTCAGTTGAGAGCTGCTTATAGGGCACGCTTTTAGTGACAATAGAATCTGGCAGCTGTTCACATGGCTTCACAGCCCGTCCCAGGGGAAAAGAGGCTCCCTGCCCACTCATATCTCGGGTATCTACTCCTTTCATTTCCCCAGTAGCACGGTTGTGCATGGTATTAGTAAAGTGTGGGCATTGCTGTCACCAATAGAGTGTTTCTCCGACACCATCAAAAACACGATGGGAATGGCAGATTTCGAGAATATTTCAtatcctgggcgcctgggtggctcagtcggcctggcttcagctcaggtcgtgatcttaaggttcgtgagtgcgagccccgcatcgggttctttCCCGATCAGGATACCCGATTCGGATCCTGTGtccgtgccc
This DNA window, taken from Neofelis nebulosa isolate mNeoNeb1 chromosome 4, mNeoNeb1.pri, whole genome shotgun sequence, encodes the following:
- the HAUS8 gene encoding LOW QUALITY PROTEIN: HAUS augmin-like complex subunit 8 (The sequence of the model RefSeq protein was modified relative to this genomic sequence to represent the inferred CDS: inserted 1 base in 1 codon), whose amino-acid sequence is MKQLPSSDAQGXPPTAPGCLKRLEPPRPEYTSERKPSSGGPGTPSGAKMKGSRTQGGRVVESRYLQYEKKTTKKASAADALKTSGKMPEGARRVHLLQKSKDSSGIGKGDLQSTLLEGHGTAPPDLDLSAINDKSMVRKTPQLEKTMSKRTESTSFSASQKKSPGPSESMEMMESQTLLLTLLAVKMENNLVPFEEKAERNLLLMCKEREKLQKKAHELKRKLLLCQRKRELADILDAQIEMLSPYEAVAERFKEQYKTFATALDTTRHELPVKSIHLDGDGQQFLDSLQRELTTTCHLLGELGIGSLEENLKALNLLSELKEMAQKKDLELRRSFAQVLELSAEASKEAALINQEAWEETQGLTASSQWYFNQEGACGETPGHVRPPLLLATSEPRTV